GTGCAGGTCGTAGTGCACCTCGCCGGCGTGGATCGCCACCCGCAGCCGGAAGGCCTCGCCGGGTCTCTCGGCGTTGTGCCGCGCGAGCAGCTCCGCCAGTGCGGGTACCACCTCGGCGAGCAGGACCGTCTTCGGCGCCTCGTCGACCGGCCGGACCAGGCACAACGCGCCATCACCGCGGTCCACGAAGGGGTCCCGGAACCCCTCCGCGATGCCGCCGGCGCGGAACGCCTCGTCGAGCAGGTCGAACAGAATCGCGCGCAGCCGGGCGCGAGCGGGGTTGGTGCGGGTGGTCGACCCTTCGATGTCGACCACCACGATCGCTCGATGCAGTGGCACGTGCAGAACGGTGGTGTCCATGGCCGACCCCCTGTTCAGGTGGTTCCTGAAATTCAGTAGACTTCCATAGATCGAACTATAAAGGCTGCGACTGAACCTGAACAGAGCCTTAGACTTAAGTTCTCCCTAAGACTTTTGCCGATCCACGAACTGAACAACCCCTCAATCCCCCGCCCGGACCCGTTCCGTCGAGTCTCTCAGGCCGACCCAGCACTCTCCGTGTACAATCTCCGTCACTCGCGTTCCAGTGGACTTCACTGAAAGGTCTGAAGTCGTGTCCCAGCCGAGCCCCGCCCTCGCCGGACGCCTCCGCGCGCTGCGGAAGGAGACCTGGCCCGGGGTGCAGATCACCCAACGCCAGCTCGCCGACGTGTTCGGGGTGAGCAACACGCTGCTCTCGTCGTGGGAGAACACCAGCAACCCGGTGTCACCCCCCATGCTGCGGCTCGACGCGTACGCCACGTTCTTCGCCACCCGCCGCTCGATCGAGGGGCCGTCCTTCCGCCTGCTGGCGGCCGAGCAGCTCACCGACGAGGAGCAGCGCCGGCGCGAGGACCTGCTCGCCGAGCTGACCGAGCGGCGCGGCGGCTCCCACGAGGCAACGGGTTCGGCCGAGTTCGCGCCCGGCAACGTCTGGCGGTTCCCGCCGAACGAAGACGTCGTGATCGTCGACGCGCAGCTGCCCGAAGAGATGCGGATCGGCTACGCCGATCCCGCCAGCCCCGACTACTCGCGGCTCTTCAGTTACGCCGACCCGGACGCGCTGATCGAGCTGTACGGCCACATCCGGGCCTGCAACCCCACCAGCAACGTCTCCTTCCGCACCGCGAACCCCCGCGTCCCCTTGCGCCCGAAGGACTACACGGCGCACCTCGTGCTGCTCGGCGGCGTCGACTTCAACCCGCAGACCCGTGAGCTGCTCAACCTGATCGACGCACCGGTGCGGCAGATCGGCCGAGGCGGCCCGGGCGAGGACGTGCCGGGCAGTTTCGAAGTGACCCGCACGGACGGCACGACCGAACGCTTCAACGCTCAGACGTCATTCGATGGCAACCTCGTCGCGGACGTCGCGCTCTTCTACCACGGAGTCAACCCGCTCAACCGCAAACGCACCGTCACCGTGTGCAACGGGATGTACGGCCGGGGAACCCTCGGAGCCGTGCGAGCGCTGACCGACCCGCGTTTCCGCGATCGCAACCAGGCCCACCTGGACGCCCGATTCGCCCACGCGGACTCCTTCAGCATCATCAGCCGCGTGCCCATCTTCAACAACCAGGGGCTCACCCCCGACTGGACGCTGGCGGAGCACCGGCTGCACGAATGGCCAGAAACGAGCTGAGATGACCACTGCCGTCGGAGCGCCGGCGCAGCACACCACCCACCGGCGCCTGCTGGCCGAGGTCGGTGCCGGG
The sequence above is a segment of the Amycolatopsis sp. 2-15 genome. Coding sequences within it:
- a CDS encoding helix-turn-helix domain-containing protein, yielding MSQPSPALAGRLRALRKETWPGVQITQRQLADVFGVSNTLLSSWENTSNPVSPPMLRLDAYATFFATRRSIEGPSFRLLAAEQLTDEEQRRREDLLAELTERRGGSHEATGSAEFAPGNVWRFPPNEDVVIVDAQLPEEMRIGYADPASPDYSRLFSYADPDALIELYGHIRACNPTSNVSFRTANPRVPLRPKDYTAHLVLLGGVDFNPQTRELLNLIDAPVRQIGRGGPGEDVPGSFEVTRTDGTTERFNAQTSFDGNLVADVALFYHGVNPLNRKRTVTVCNGMYGRGTLGAVRALTDPRFRDRNQAHLDARFAHADSFSIISRVPIFNNQGLTPDWTLAEHRLHEWPETS